Proteins from a genomic interval of Geodermatophilus obscurus DSM 43160:
- a CDS encoding branched-chain amino acid ABC transporter permease has product MSEQTVSRPAGATRTGSASSRSAPARSRGSVVKWVLIAALLGFLLVFPLYFDEFWLRTGFAVFGAAIGAIGLNLLVGTTGQLSLAHAFFLAVGAVSYSYISGESGGLGTRAGIEGLGLPPVVGMVVGVLLAGLAGLVFSPIAARLRGIYLGVASLGLVFIGVHVINTWTPVTGGFNGRAAPEFSLFGFTFGNSDPQLWVLGVPFREAERLWYLGLVLALAAYVFARNLLRSRPGRALQTLRDSEVAASVMGVNVQAYKARVFLVSSMYAGLSGVLYALSIGSIAPESFTLVVSIQYLAMIVLGGLGSVGGAALGALFVTALPLLFQQYADVLPLVSAPGQGGISAGFAARFLYGAAIILIVLFEPAGLAGIAQRLTSRFRRGRAPAHGGVTTPPPEQPGSAPTPSDRPAQGSDTR; this is encoded by the coding sequence GTGTCTGAGCAGACCGTCTCGCGGCCGGCGGGAGCCACCCGCACGGGGTCCGCCTCGTCCCGGTCGGCACCGGCCCGCAGCCGCGGCTCCGTGGTCAAGTGGGTCCTGATCGCCGCGCTGCTGGGTTTCCTGCTGGTCTTCCCGCTGTACTTCGACGAGTTCTGGCTGCGCACCGGGTTCGCGGTGTTCGGCGCGGCCATCGGCGCCATCGGCCTGAACCTGCTCGTCGGCACGACCGGCCAGCTGTCACTGGCGCACGCGTTCTTCCTCGCCGTCGGGGCGGTGAGCTACTCGTACATCTCCGGAGAGTCCGGCGGGCTGGGCACCCGCGCCGGCATCGAGGGGCTGGGCCTGCCGCCCGTCGTCGGGATGGTGGTCGGCGTTCTGCTCGCCGGGCTCGCGGGGCTCGTCTTCAGCCCGATCGCGGCGCGGCTGCGGGGCATCTACCTCGGGGTCGCCTCGCTTGGCCTGGTCTTCATCGGCGTCCACGTGATCAACACCTGGACGCCGGTGACCGGTGGGTTCAACGGCCGCGCGGCGCCGGAGTTCTCGCTGTTCGGCTTCACGTTCGGCAACAGCGACCCGCAGCTGTGGGTGCTGGGCGTGCCCTTCCGGGAGGCCGAGCGGCTCTGGTACCTGGGCCTGGTCCTGGCGCTGGCCGCCTACGTGTTCGCCCGCAACCTGCTGCGCAGCCGGCCCGGCCGGGCGCTGCAGACGCTGCGGGACAGCGAGGTCGCCGCGTCGGTCATGGGCGTCAACGTGCAGGCCTACAAGGCGCGGGTGTTCCTCGTCAGCTCGATGTACGCCGGCCTGTCCGGGGTGCTCTACGCGCTGTCCATCGGCAGCATCGCCCCGGAGTCGTTCACCCTCGTCGTCTCCATCCAGTACCTGGCGATGATCGTGCTGGGCGGGCTGGGGTCGGTCGGCGGTGCGGCGCTGGGCGCCCTGTTCGTCACCGCGCTGCCGCTGCTGTTCCAGCAGTACGCCGACGTCCTGCCGCTGGTCAGCGCACCGGGGCAGGGCGGCATCTCCGCGGGCTTCGCCGCCCGGTTCCTCTACGGCGCCGCGATCATCCTCATCGTCCTGTTCGAGCCCGCCGGTCTGGCCGGCATCGCGCAGCGCCTCACCTCCCGCTTCCGCCGGGGCCGTGCGCCCGCCCACGGCGGAGTCACCACACCACCCCCGGAGCAACCCGGCTCCGCACCGACCCCCTCCGACCGACCAGCACAAGGGAGCGACACCAGATGA
- a CDS encoding branched-chain amino acid ABC transporter permease: MTQFLSLLLNGLSLGAIYALIALGFVIIFKASEVVSFTHGSLLLLGAYSIARLSEPLGFLLAVLAGLAITAVAALVVERFIINRLRGAPVISLAIVTIGVDIILLTELIRRIGPDILNVPHPWGGESVRIGGIGITQNRLIAMIVAGVLIAAFFAAFKYSSWGVAMRASAEDGETAALMGIRQGRVSALAWVVAGVLAGVAALFLVGSPTPGVSSAVYATALRAFPAAILGGLDSTGGALVGGLLIGLAESLAAGYQEQLLFLGRGFGEVVPYVVMIAVLLVRPSGLFGTKELTRV; the protein is encoded by the coding sequence GTGACCCAGTTCCTCTCGCTCCTGCTCAACGGGTTGTCACTCGGCGCCATCTACGCGCTGATCGCGCTCGGCTTCGTGATCATCTTCAAGGCCAGCGAGGTGGTGAGCTTCACCCACGGCTCGCTGCTGCTGCTGGGCGCCTACTCCATCGCGCGGCTGTCCGAGCCGCTGGGCTTCCTGCTCGCCGTGCTCGCCGGGCTGGCGATCACCGCGGTGGCCGCGCTCGTCGTGGAGCGGTTCATCATCAACCGGCTCCGCGGCGCGCCCGTGATCAGCCTGGCGATCGTCACCATCGGCGTCGACATCATCCTGCTGACCGAGCTGATCCGGCGGATCGGCCCCGACATCCTCAACGTGCCGCACCCGTGGGGCGGGGAGTCGGTCCGCATCGGCGGCATCGGGATCACCCAGAACCGGTTGATCGCCATGATCGTCGCCGGCGTGCTCATCGCCGCCTTCTTCGCCGCGTTCAAGTACTCCAGCTGGGGCGTGGCCATGCGCGCCTCGGCCGAGGACGGCGAGACCGCGGCGCTCATGGGCATCCGGCAGGGCCGGGTCTCCGCGCTGGCCTGGGTCGTCGCCGGCGTCCTCGCCGGGGTGGCCGCCCTGTTCCTGGTGGGCAGCCCGACGCCCGGGGTCAGCTCGGCCGTGTACGCCACGGCGCTGCGGGCCTTCCCGGCGGCGATCCTCGGCGGCCTGGACTCCACCGGGGGCGCGCTGGTGGGCGGGCTGCTCATCGGGCTCGCGGAGTCCCTCGCCGCCGGCTACCAGGAGCAGCTGCTCTTCCTCGGCCGTGGCTTCGGCGAGGTCGTCCCCTACGTCGTGATGATCGCCGTCCTCCTCGTCCGGCCGTCGGGGCTCTTCGGCACCAAGGAGCTGACCCGTGTCTGA
- a CDS encoding ABC transporter ATP-binding protein, with the protein MDGVTAAGVDTRSDVPPVEVEHISVRFGAIKALSDVSFTVAPGTIHAVIGPNGAGKSTMFNVLSGVYQAAEGEVRFGEARLDRMRPFQIAGVGVARAFQNIALSGAQSVAENLMLGRHHLTKAGFLSSGLRLPRATREGKVHGERIREIAEFLDLGDKLHTPVGVLSYGDQKRVEVARALCTEPRLLLLDEPVAGMNAEETGRMAEAIREIRSALGISIVLVEHDMGMVMSLADRVTVLDFGRRIADGTPAEVQADPEVIRAYLGSGDDETPAEAAAHHTTNTSGTAS; encoded by the coding sequence GTGGACGGCGTGACGGCGGCCGGCGTGGACACGCGCTCGGACGTCCCGCCGGTGGAGGTCGAGCACATCAGCGTCCGGTTCGGCGCCATCAAGGCGCTGTCCGACGTCTCGTTCACCGTCGCCCCCGGGACGATCCACGCGGTCATCGGCCCCAACGGCGCCGGCAAGTCGACGATGTTCAACGTCCTCTCCGGCGTCTACCAGGCCGCTGAGGGCGAGGTCCGCTTCGGCGAGGCGCGGCTCGACCGCATGCGCCCGTTCCAGATCGCCGGGGTCGGCGTGGCGCGGGCGTTCCAGAACATCGCCCTGTCCGGCGCCCAGTCGGTGGCCGAGAACCTCATGCTCGGCCGGCACCACCTGACGAAGGCCGGGTTCCTCTCCTCCGGACTCCGGCTGCCCCGCGCCACCCGCGAGGGCAAGGTGCACGGCGAGCGGATCCGGGAGATCGCCGAGTTCCTCGACCTCGGCGACAAGCTGCACACCCCCGTCGGCGTGCTGTCCTACGGCGACCAGAAGCGGGTCGAGGTGGCCCGGGCGCTGTGCACGGAGCCGCGGCTGCTGCTGCTCGACGAGCCCGTGGCCGGGATGAACGCCGAGGAGACCGGCCGGATGGCCGAGGCGATCCGCGAGATCCGCTCGGCGCTCGGCATCTCGATCGTCCTGGTCGAGCACGACATGGGGATGGTCATGTCGCTGGCCGACCGGGTCACCGTCCTGGACTTCGGACGCCGGATCGCCGACGGCACGCCCGCCGAGGTGCAGGCCGACCCCGAGGTCATCCGCGCCTACCTCGGCTCGGGCGACGACGAGACGCCCGCCGAGGCCGCCGCACACCACACCACCAACACGTCAGGGACGGCGTCGTGA
- a CDS encoding ABC transporter ATP-binding protein, translated as MLIIDSLRVTYGGAVEAVRGVTMEVPDGKVVAVLGSNGAGKSTLLRTISGTLRLHRGRVDEGAVRFDDDVLTTRDPGQIVRQGVVQVPEGRRIFGRLTVEENLRAGGMGNRDRAAKARAHARVHDLFPVLAERSGQRAGLLSGGEQQMLAIGRALMASPKLLLLDEPSLGLAPRIIGQIGEVIAEINRQGTSVLLVEQNATMALGVADQAYVLDVGKVSLSGPAAELARTDEVQRLYLGHGDAVDTGPATRGPRRTLSRWTA; from the coding sequence ATGCTGATCATCGACTCGCTGCGGGTGACGTACGGCGGCGCCGTCGAGGCGGTGCGCGGCGTGACCATGGAGGTGCCCGACGGCAAGGTCGTCGCCGTCCTCGGTAGCAACGGTGCCGGCAAGAGCACGCTGCTGCGGACCATCTCCGGCACCCTGAGGCTGCACCGGGGACGCGTCGACGAGGGCGCGGTGCGCTTCGACGATGACGTCCTCACCACGCGCGACCCGGGGCAGATCGTCCGCCAGGGCGTCGTCCAGGTGCCGGAGGGTCGGCGGATCTTCGGCCGGCTCACCGTCGAGGAGAACCTGCGGGCCGGCGGCATGGGCAACCGCGATCGCGCCGCCAAGGCCCGCGCGCACGCCCGGGTGCACGACCTGTTCCCCGTGCTGGCCGAGCGCAGCGGCCAGCGCGCCGGGCTGCTCTCCGGTGGTGAGCAGCAGATGCTGGCCATCGGGCGGGCGCTCATGGCCAGCCCCAAGCTCCTGCTGCTCGACGAGCCCTCGCTCGGGCTCGCTCCCCGGATCATCGGCCAGATCGGCGAGGTGATCGCCGAGATCAACCGCCAGGGCACCTCGGTGCTGCTGGTCGAGCAGAACGCCACGATGGCGCTGGGCGTGGCCGACCAGGCCTACGTGCTCGACGTCGGCAAGGTCTCGTTGTCCGGGCCCGCCGCGGAGCTCGCCCGCACCGACGAGGTGCAGCGGCTCTACCTCGGGCACGGCGACGCGGTCGACACCGGGCCGGCCACCCGCGGCCCCCGCCGCACGCTCTCCCGGTGGACGGCGTGA
- a CDS encoding STAS domain-containing protein produces the protein MTAVPTTDLVSIDVTGSAATGVLLTVSGEVDSSTAPRLREVVDAAFADRVPALTVDLDGVTFLDSAGLCVLAGAHRRAAEGGVLLRVVASSRAVIRPLQITGLYDLLAVEHVQPGAGAGAA, from the coding sequence GTGACCGCTGTTCCCACCACCGACCTCGTCTCGATCGACGTGACCGGCTCCGCCGCCACCGGCGTCCTGCTCACCGTCAGCGGTGAAGTCGACTCCTCCACCGCCCCCCGGCTGCGCGAGGTCGTGGACGCGGCCTTCGCCGACCGCGTCCCGGCGCTCACCGTCGACCTCGACGGCGTGACCTTCCTCGACTCCGCCGGGCTGTGCGTCCTGGCCGGCGCCCACCGGCGGGCCGCAGAGGGCGGCGTCCTGCTGCGCGTGGTCGCCTCGTCCCGCGCGGTGATCCGGCCGCTGCAGATCACCGGCCTCTACGACCTGCTCGCCGTCGAGCACGTCCAGCCCGGCGCCGGAGCCGGCGCCGCCTGA